One genomic region from Triplophysa dalaica isolate WHDGS20190420 chromosome 23, ASM1584641v1, whole genome shotgun sequence encodes:
- the smpx gene encoding small muscular protein, which yields MSQQPSTNVKALQANLNIPMGGLRPGAGLPGKRREESTEATPVSPEEKKPLPGAVKLPGPTVNLSEIQNARSELKWVTKD from the exons ATGTCTCAACAGCCATCGACCAACGTAAAAGCCCTTCAG GCTAACCTCAATATTCCAATGGGGGGTCTCCGTCCTGGGGCGGGACTTCCTGGGAAGAGGCGAGAAGAGTCAACAGAG GCAACCCCGGTTTCTCCAGAAGAGAAAAAGCCCCTGCCTGGTGCTGTTAAACTACCGGGCCCCACCGTCAACCTCTCTGAGATCCAGAATGCAAGGAGTGAGCTCAAATGGGTCACTAAGgactaa
- the mbtps2 gene encoding membrane-bound transcription factor site-2 protease isoform X1 yields the protein MIPIGVVVCVMGGWCTVYLTDTLLRSSSSLKNRYESWLSSNGFTLSPFHIKWHTSIFNRLFARCAHLNPHFLYIWFNAGMVFGILAMFGSVFLLSKTLLQTLSQMMADTPVGSHEQVLQVVVPGVNLPVSQLAYFFIAILISGVIHEFGHGVAALREQVRLNGFGMFMFVVYPGAFVDLFTTHLNLISPVQQLRIFCAGVWHNFMLCVAALSFLFLLPVFMFPFYYTGAGALVTEVMEGSPSSGPRGLFLGDLVTHLEDCPVRGVQDWHNCIQHLSHNPQAGYCVHTAKLQLSWMAGRAYKRLDGTMECCGNNSMSDLCFSYSNNVESKLFACLSVRKTIEASRTCRTNTDCQTDFIPGLCLIPSLENQTRLIRVKHPPQTDMLFVGYPSHLQYSGLTDGYLFKGYHLTDIRRSRKFWCAKSFSMSPAYYRNTFFVLLVSLTNFVPRLGFLHPDLPVMLETFCKYLVSLSGALAVVNAVPCFALDGQWILTAFLDATLSSVIQERNNRELIGFFFMLGGSALLAANVALGLWMVTAR from the exons ATGATTCCCATAGGGGTTGTGGTGTGTGTGATGGGCGGCTGGTGTACCGTTTATCTGACGGACACGTTATTGCGG TCGTCCAGTTCGTTGAAGAACCGTTATGAATCGTGGTTGTCCTCCAATGGATTCACTCTCTCCCCCTTCCACATCAAATGGCACACGAGCATCTTCAACCGCCTGTTTGCCAGATGTGCTCATCTTAACCCGCACTTTCTCTACATCTG GTTCAATGCTGGTATGGTGTTTGGGATTCTGGCGATGTTTGGGTCTGTGTTCTTGCTGAGCAAAACTCTGCTGCAGACTCTGAGTCAAATGATGGCAGATACCCCAGTGGGGTCCCATGAGCAGGTCTTGCAAGTAGTG GTGCCTGGTGTGAACCTGCCAGTCAGTCAGCTGGCGTATTTCTTCATCGCTATTTTGATCAGTGGCGTCATACACGAGTTTGGGCATGGGGTGGCAGCGCTGAG ggaacaagtgAGGTTGAACGGGTTCggcatgtttatgtttgtggtTTACCCGGGTGCATTTGTGGATCTCTTTACCACCCACCTGAACCTCATCTCTCCAGTCCAGCAGCTGAGAATATTCTGTGCAG GTGTGTGGCACAACTTCATGCTATGTGTTGCGGCCCTCAGCTTCCTGTTCCTGTTACCTGTCTTCATGTTCCCCTTTTACTACACGGGTGCCGGAGCACTGGTCACTGAGGTGATGGAG GGATCTCCCTCGAGTGGACCTCGTGGGCTGTTTTTAGGAGATCTGGTTACTCACTTGGAGGACTGTCCCGTGAGAGGAGTACAGGACTGGCACAACTGTATTCAACATCTCTCCCATAATCCTCAGGCGGGctactgtgtccacactgccaAGCTTCAGCTGAGCTGGATGGCAGGGAGAG CCTACAAGAGACTTGATGGCACTATGGAGTGCTGTGGCAATAACAGCATGTCGGACCTCTGCTTCTCTTACAGTAATAATGTGGAAAGCAAGCTC TTCGCCTGCCTGTCGGTCAGAAAAACCATCGAAGCGAGTCGCACATGTCGTACCAACACAGACTGTCAGACAGACTTCATCCCCGGCTTGTGTTTAATCCCGTCTCTGGAGAACCAAACCAGACTGATCCGGGTGAAACATCCGCCCCAGACTGACATGCTTTTCGTCGGCTACCCATCGCACCTACAGTACTCAGGTCTGACAGATGGGTATTTGTTTAAAGGTTATCATTTGACTGATATACGTCGGTCCAGGAAATTTTGGTGCGCAAAATCTTTCAGCATGTCGCCTGCATATTACAGAAATACTTTCTTTGTGCTTTTAGTCAGTCTCACCAACTTTGTTCCTCGTTTGGGTTTTCTCCATCCGGACCTGCCGGTCATGCTGGAGACTTTCTGCAA ATATCTGGTATCACTATCTGGGGCTCTGGCAGTAGTAAACGCTGTTCCTTGCTTTGCGCTGGACGGCCAGTGGATACTCACAGCTTTTCTAGATGCCACACTGAGCTCTGTGATCCAAGAAAGGAACAACCGAGAGCTGATCggtttcttttttatgttgGGCGGCAGTGCCCTTCTAGCAGCCAACGTGGCTTTGGGCCTGTGGATGGTCACCGCACGGTAG
- the phex gene encoding phosphate-regulating neutral endopeptidase PHEX isoform X1, translating into MEMERLGREGSKPSAGHNVLLKAALAVCVCVCLALLIAVITLSHKTSNEEFCLTPHCIEAAGSILNKMDQSVEPCNDFYQYACGGWLRENPIPEDSSSYGIYPWLRQNVDLKLKALLEEPIGDKDIEAVKKAKVLYTSCMNETALEIEDAKPLLKNLKQKEFRWPVLGDVLGSSSQWVESQFNLLDTLAQIRSQHSKSVLIRLFVSPDDKNSIQHIIKLDQASLALSSREDYITNTTEAQMYREALLRLMVDVSVMLGASEQAAEAQMKSVLDFEMKLAQILIPFENRTSESMYNRYSLSKLQRSIPEFNWLGFVKAVIDPELYPDLKISSSEQVIVRSPQYFKDLFKLINATETRTVANYVIWRSVLSRVTTLSRRFLYRYLDFARVTTGTTSLIPRWDKCVNYVENTIIYATGRIFVDKHFQEDKKHMMEELIDGIRWAFINMLEKENDWMDAETKAKATDKAHAVLAKVGYPEFILNDTYVNEDIKRLSFVETDYFGNVMQTLKFVAQADIGWLRKTVQRTEWFTNPTTVNAFYSSSTNQIRFPAGELQKPFFWGLDYPRSLSYGAIGVIVGHELTHGFDNNGRKYDKDGNLDQWWSNTSITRFTEKAQCMIDQYNNYTWEEAGLNVRGKRTLGENIADNGGMRESFRAYRRWIEKERSGVEEPLLPGLGLTNNQLFFLSYAHVRCNSYRPEAARDQVQSGVHSPPKYRVVGAMSNYEEFRKAFNCPDNSVMNRGAKSCRVW; encoded by the exons ATGGAAATGGAGAGGCTGGGGAGAGAAGGATCCAAACCGAGCGCGGGACACAACGTTCTTCTGAAAGCCGCCCTGGcagtatgtgtgtgcgtttgtctgGCACTGCTTATAGCAGTCATTACAC TGTCACACAAAACAAGCAATGAAGAATTCTGCCTTACCCCACATTGCATCGAAGCAG CTGGCTCTATTCTCAATAAAATGGACCAATCCGTAGAACCATGCAATGACTTTTACCAGTACGCATGCGGAGGATGGCTTAGGGAAAACCCCATTCCGGAAGATTCATCCAGCTATGGGATTTACCCCTGGCTCAGACAGAATGTAGACCTCAAGCTGAAAG CATTGTTGGAAGAACCCATTGGAGATAAAGACATTGAAGCGGTGAAGAAGGCCAAAGTCCTCTACACATCCTGTATGAATGAAA CTGCGCTTGAGATTGAAGATGCAAAACCTCTGCTGAAGAATCTAAAGCAGAAGGAATTCCGTTGGCCGGTTCTTGGAGATGTGTTGGGCTCTTCCTCGCAGTGGGTGGAGTCTCAGTTTAATCTGCTGGACACGTTAGCTCAGATACGCAGCCAACACAGCAAATCCGTCCTCATACGACTCTTCGTTTCTCCTGATGACAAGAACTCAATCCAGCACATTATCAAG CTGGATCAGGCATCCTTGGCACTATCGTCTAGAGAGGATTACATCACCAACACGACAGAAGCCCAAATG TATCGAGAAGCTCTTCTGAGGCTCATGGTGGATGTTTCTGTCATGCTGGGAGCCAGTGAGCAGGCCGCAGAGGCTCAGATGAAATCGGTGCTTGATTTTGAGATGAAACTTGCTCAG aTACTGATCCCCTTTGAAAACCGCACCAGCGAGAGCATGTACAACAGGTACAGTTTGTCGAAACTGCAGCGCTCTATTCCGGAG TTTAACTGGCTGGGTTTTGTCAAAGCAGTGATTGACCCTGAGCTTTATCCAGACCTGAAAATCTCCTCTTCGGAGCAAGTGATCGTACGTTCCCCTCAGTACTTTAAAGACCTCTTCAAACTCATCAACGCCACCGAAACCAG GACGGTTGCCAATTACGTCATATGGAGATCCGTTTTGTCCCGAGTCACCACCCTTAGCCGACGCTTCCTCTACAGATACCTGGACTTCGCTCGG GTGACCACAGGAACCACTTCTCTGATCCCACGCTGGGACAAGTGTGTGAATTATGTAGAAAACACGATCATATACGCCACCGGTAGAATCTTCGTCGATAAGCATTTTCAGGAGGATAAGAAACACATG ATGGAGGAATTAATAGATGGTATCCGGTGGGCTTTTATCAACATGCTGGAAAAGGAGAATGACTGGATGGATGCAGAAACAAAGGCAAAAGCAACAgacaag GCTCATGCAGTCCTGGCCAAAGTGGGCTACCCAGAGTTTATCCTGAACGACACTTATGTCAACGAGGACATCAAACGA TTGTCATTCGTTGAGACGGATTACTTTGGGAATGTCATGCAGACACTTAAGTTTGTAGCTCAGGCTGACATTGGCTGGTTGAGGAAAACAGTCCAACGCACAGA gtGGTTTACCAACCCAACCACAGTGAATGCATTTTACAGCTCCTCCACTAACCAGATTC GATTCCCTGCAGGCGAACTTCAAAAGCCATTTTTCTGGGGACTAGACTACCCTCG atccTTAAGTTACGGAGCAATTGGTGTTATTGTCGGACATGAATTGACTCACGGTTTTGATAACAATG GCAGGAAGTACGACAAAGACGGAAACCTCGACCAGTGGTGGAGCAACACATCAATTACCCGCTTCACTGAAAAGGCACAATGCATGATTGACCAATACAACAATTATACCTGGGAGGAGGCGGGGCTAAAT GTCAGGGGTAAGAGGACTCTGGGAGAAAATATTGCTGACAACGGAGGGATGAGAGAATCGTTTAGG GCATACAGGAGATGGATTGAAAAAGAGAGATCAGGAGTTGAAGAACCTCTTCTGCCTGGACTGGGTCTGACCAATAATCAGCTCTTTTTCCTCAGTTACGCTCAT gTTCGTTGCAATTCCTACAGACCAGAAGCAGCTCGAGATCAGGTCCAGAGTGGAGTTCACAGTCCTCCTAAATACAG
- the phex gene encoding phosphate-regulating neutral endopeptidase PHEX isoform X2 produces MEMERLGREGSKPSAGHNVLLKAALAVCVCVCLALLIAVITLSHKTSNEEFCLTPHCIEAAGSILNKMDQSVEPCNDFYQYACGGWLRENPIPEDSSSYGIYPWLRQNVDLKLKALLEEPIGDKDIEAVKKAKVLYTSCMNETALEIEDAKPLLKNLKQKEFRWPVLGDVLGSSSQWVESQFNLLDTLAQIRSQHSKSVLIRLFVSPDDKNSIQHIIKLDQASLALSSREDYITNTTEAQMYREALLRLMVDVSVMLGASEQAAEAQMKSVLDFEMKLAQILIPFENRTSESMYNRYSLSKLQRSIPEFNWLGFVKAVIDPELYPDLKISSSEQVIVRSPQYFKDLFKLINATETRTVANYVIWRSVLSRVTTLSRRFLYRYLDFARVTTGTTSLIPRWDKCVNYVENTIIYATGRIFVDKHFQEDKKHMMEELIDGIRWAFINMLEKENDWMDAETKAKATDKAHAVLAKVGYPEFILNDTYVNEDIKRLSFVETDYFGNVMQTLKFVAQADIGWLRKTVQRTEWFTNPTTVNAFYSSSTNQIRFPAGELQKPFFWGLDYPRSLSYGAIGVIVGHELTHGFDNNGRKYDKDGNLDQWWSNTSITRFTEKAQCMIDQYNNYTWEEAGLNVRGKRTLGENIADNGGMRESFRAYRRWIEKERSGVEEPLLPGLGLTNNQLFFLSYAHVSTQHLKMFVAIPTDQKQLEIRSRVEFTVLLNTGLLGR; encoded by the exons ATGGAAATGGAGAGGCTGGGGAGAGAAGGATCCAAACCGAGCGCGGGACACAACGTTCTTCTGAAAGCCGCCCTGGcagtatgtgtgtgcgtttgtctgGCACTGCTTATAGCAGTCATTACAC TGTCACACAAAACAAGCAATGAAGAATTCTGCCTTACCCCACATTGCATCGAAGCAG CTGGCTCTATTCTCAATAAAATGGACCAATCCGTAGAACCATGCAATGACTTTTACCAGTACGCATGCGGAGGATGGCTTAGGGAAAACCCCATTCCGGAAGATTCATCCAGCTATGGGATTTACCCCTGGCTCAGACAGAATGTAGACCTCAAGCTGAAAG CATTGTTGGAAGAACCCATTGGAGATAAAGACATTGAAGCGGTGAAGAAGGCCAAAGTCCTCTACACATCCTGTATGAATGAAA CTGCGCTTGAGATTGAAGATGCAAAACCTCTGCTGAAGAATCTAAAGCAGAAGGAATTCCGTTGGCCGGTTCTTGGAGATGTGTTGGGCTCTTCCTCGCAGTGGGTGGAGTCTCAGTTTAATCTGCTGGACACGTTAGCTCAGATACGCAGCCAACACAGCAAATCCGTCCTCATACGACTCTTCGTTTCTCCTGATGACAAGAACTCAATCCAGCACATTATCAAG CTGGATCAGGCATCCTTGGCACTATCGTCTAGAGAGGATTACATCACCAACACGACAGAAGCCCAAATG TATCGAGAAGCTCTTCTGAGGCTCATGGTGGATGTTTCTGTCATGCTGGGAGCCAGTGAGCAGGCCGCAGAGGCTCAGATGAAATCGGTGCTTGATTTTGAGATGAAACTTGCTCAG aTACTGATCCCCTTTGAAAACCGCACCAGCGAGAGCATGTACAACAGGTACAGTTTGTCGAAACTGCAGCGCTCTATTCCGGAG TTTAACTGGCTGGGTTTTGTCAAAGCAGTGATTGACCCTGAGCTTTATCCAGACCTGAAAATCTCCTCTTCGGAGCAAGTGATCGTACGTTCCCCTCAGTACTTTAAAGACCTCTTCAAACTCATCAACGCCACCGAAACCAG GACGGTTGCCAATTACGTCATATGGAGATCCGTTTTGTCCCGAGTCACCACCCTTAGCCGACGCTTCCTCTACAGATACCTGGACTTCGCTCGG GTGACCACAGGAACCACTTCTCTGATCCCACGCTGGGACAAGTGTGTGAATTATGTAGAAAACACGATCATATACGCCACCGGTAGAATCTTCGTCGATAAGCATTTTCAGGAGGATAAGAAACACATG ATGGAGGAATTAATAGATGGTATCCGGTGGGCTTTTATCAACATGCTGGAAAAGGAGAATGACTGGATGGATGCAGAAACAAAGGCAAAAGCAACAgacaag GCTCATGCAGTCCTGGCCAAAGTGGGCTACCCAGAGTTTATCCTGAACGACACTTATGTCAACGAGGACATCAAACGA TTGTCATTCGTTGAGACGGATTACTTTGGGAATGTCATGCAGACACTTAAGTTTGTAGCTCAGGCTGACATTGGCTGGTTGAGGAAAACAGTCCAACGCACAGA gtGGTTTACCAACCCAACCACAGTGAATGCATTTTACAGCTCCTCCACTAACCAGATTC GATTCCCTGCAGGCGAACTTCAAAAGCCATTTTTCTGGGGACTAGACTACCCTCG atccTTAAGTTACGGAGCAATTGGTGTTATTGTCGGACATGAATTGACTCACGGTTTTGATAACAATG GCAGGAAGTACGACAAAGACGGAAACCTCGACCAGTGGTGGAGCAACACATCAATTACCCGCTTCACTGAAAAGGCACAATGCATGATTGACCAATACAACAATTATACCTGGGAGGAGGCGGGGCTAAAT GTCAGGGGTAAGAGGACTCTGGGAGAAAATATTGCTGACAACGGAGGGATGAGAGAATCGTTTAGG GCATACAGGAGATGGATTGAAAAAGAGAGATCAGGAGTTGAAGAACCTCTTCTGCCTGGACTGGGTCTGACCAATAATCAGCTCTTTTTCCTCAGTTACGCTCATGTTAGTACTCAACACCTGAAAAT gTTCGTTGCAATTCCTACAGACCAGAAGCAGCTCGAGATCAGGTCCAGAGTGGAGTTCACAGTCCTCCTAAATACAG
- the mbtps2 gene encoding membrane-bound transcription factor site-2 protease isoform X2 yields MIPIGVVVCVMGGWCTVYLTDTLLRSSSSLKNRYESWLSSNGFTLSPFHIKWHTSIFNRLFARCAHLNPHFLYIWFNAGMVFGILAMFGSVFLLSKTLLQTLSQMMADTPVGSHEQVLQVVVPGVNLPVSQLAYFFIAILISGVIHEFGHGVAALREQVRLNGFGMFMFVVYPGAFVDLFTTHLNLISPVQQLRIFCAGVWHNFMLCVAALSFLFLLPVFMFPFYYTGAGALVTEVMEGSPSSGPRGLFLGDLVTHLEDCPVRGVQDWHNCIQHLSHNPQAGYCVHTAKLQLSWMAGRAYKRLDGTMECCGNNSMSDLCFSYSNNVESKLFACLSVRKTIEASRTCRTNTDCQTDFIPGLCLIPSLENQTRLIRVKHPPQTDMLFVGYPSHLQYSVSLTNFVPRLGFLHPDLPVMLETFCKYLVSLSGALAVVNAVPCFALDGQWILTAFLDATLSSVIQERNNRELIGFFFMLGGSALLAANVALGLWMVTAR; encoded by the exons ATGATTCCCATAGGGGTTGTGGTGTGTGTGATGGGCGGCTGGTGTACCGTTTATCTGACGGACACGTTATTGCGG TCGTCCAGTTCGTTGAAGAACCGTTATGAATCGTGGTTGTCCTCCAATGGATTCACTCTCTCCCCCTTCCACATCAAATGGCACACGAGCATCTTCAACCGCCTGTTTGCCAGATGTGCTCATCTTAACCCGCACTTTCTCTACATCTG GTTCAATGCTGGTATGGTGTTTGGGATTCTGGCGATGTTTGGGTCTGTGTTCTTGCTGAGCAAAACTCTGCTGCAGACTCTGAGTCAAATGATGGCAGATACCCCAGTGGGGTCCCATGAGCAGGTCTTGCAAGTAGTG GTGCCTGGTGTGAACCTGCCAGTCAGTCAGCTGGCGTATTTCTTCATCGCTATTTTGATCAGTGGCGTCATACACGAGTTTGGGCATGGGGTGGCAGCGCTGAG ggaacaagtgAGGTTGAACGGGTTCggcatgtttatgtttgtggtTTACCCGGGTGCATTTGTGGATCTCTTTACCACCCACCTGAACCTCATCTCTCCAGTCCAGCAGCTGAGAATATTCTGTGCAG GTGTGTGGCACAACTTCATGCTATGTGTTGCGGCCCTCAGCTTCCTGTTCCTGTTACCTGTCTTCATGTTCCCCTTTTACTACACGGGTGCCGGAGCACTGGTCACTGAGGTGATGGAG GGATCTCCCTCGAGTGGACCTCGTGGGCTGTTTTTAGGAGATCTGGTTACTCACTTGGAGGACTGTCCCGTGAGAGGAGTACAGGACTGGCACAACTGTATTCAACATCTCTCCCATAATCCTCAGGCGGGctactgtgtccacactgccaAGCTTCAGCTGAGCTGGATGGCAGGGAGAG CCTACAAGAGACTTGATGGCACTATGGAGTGCTGTGGCAATAACAGCATGTCGGACCTCTGCTTCTCTTACAGTAATAATGTGGAAAGCAAGCTC TTCGCCTGCCTGTCGGTCAGAAAAACCATCGAAGCGAGTCGCACATGTCGTACCAACACAGACTGTCAGACAGACTTCATCCCCGGCTTGTGTTTAATCCCGTCTCTGGAGAACCAAACCAGACTGATCCGGGTGAAACATCCGCCCCAGACTGACATGCTTTTCGTCGGCTACCCATCGCACCTACAGTACTCAG TCAGTCTCACCAACTTTGTTCCTCGTTTGGGTTTTCTCCATCCGGACCTGCCGGTCATGCTGGAGACTTTCTGCAA ATATCTGGTATCACTATCTGGGGCTCTGGCAGTAGTAAACGCTGTTCCTTGCTTTGCGCTGGACGGCCAGTGGATACTCACAGCTTTTCTAGATGCCACACTGAGCTCTGTGATCCAAGAAAGGAACAACCGAGAGCTGATCggtttcttttttatgttgGGCGGCAGTGCCCTTCTAGCAGCCAACGTGGCTTTGGGCCTGTGGATGGTCACCGCACGGTAG